From the Leptospira sp. WS60.C2 genome, one window contains:
- a CDS encoding RluA family pseudouridine synthase has product MHTKTNTRFLPKGLSILFEDRDLLVVDKPAGLLTIATESEKSKTAYASLMDYVKKGSERSKNRIFIVHRLDRDTSGILVFAKTEVAKQTLQDNWDKTKKFYVAVTHGIWKEKKGIIQSYLTESKAHRVYSVDDPKLGKLAETKYKVLKESNLYSLLEIELITGRKNQIRVHFAENKHPIVGDSKYGNDTKSYQRMALHSLSITLNHPFHKKELTFSTTIPNFITGLVGGYERNNDET; this is encoded by the coding sequence CCCGTTTTTTACCGAAAGGATTGAGCATCCTGTTTGAAGATCGCGACCTTCTTGTCGTGGACAAACCTGCGGGACTACTTACGATTGCGACCGAATCGGAAAAATCCAAAACAGCTTATGCATCTCTTATGGACTATGTGAAAAAAGGTAGCGAACGTTCCAAAAATCGCATATTCATTGTTCATCGATTGGACAGAGATACTTCAGGGATTTTGGTTTTTGCAAAAACTGAAGTTGCAAAACAAACATTACAGGACAATTGGGACAAAACAAAAAAGTTTTATGTAGCTGTCACTCATGGAATCTGGAAAGAAAAAAAGGGTATCATTCAATCCTATCTCACTGAGTCCAAAGCTCATCGAGTGTATTCCGTGGATGATCCCAAGCTAGGTAAGTTAGCAGAAACAAAATATAAAGTATTAAAAGAATCCAATCTGTATTCACTGCTAGAAATCGAACTCATCACAGGAAGAAAAAACCAAATTCGAGTTCACTTTGCAGAAAACAAACATCCGATTGTAGGTGATTCAAAATATGGAAACGATACCAAATCTTACCAAAGGATGGCATTACATTCTCTTTCCATTACACTCAACCATCCCTTTCACAAAAAAGAATTAACATTTAGTACAACGATTCCAAATTTTATAACAGGCCTTGTCGGCGGATATGAGAGAAACAACGATGAAACATAA